ACTGTACATCAcccaattaattaattaattgtacaAAATTATCATTTCACTAGGAGCTGCTTTAAAATTGTGGCCTACATGATGGATTGTTTGAAGAGATAAATTGTTGCATTtctttcaacaacaacaacaacaacaacaaaaaagccttAGGTAATTTAAATATCAATTCATCTTCATAAAGTGAATTGATTTCACAAAGACATACAACCCAAAGTGTAAAAAATGACAGCACTGTTAACGTTAATAGAGTTGTTATTAAACTGAATAACTAACTGTGTGACTGGTCTGTATTTAGCCCTCTGCTGCTAAggattagcattagcattagcctGGTGTCTTGGTGCGACTTTTAAAGCGTACCGGAGACGCGGTGCGGCTGCAGACTGGCTTCATCCTCAGCAGCACATAAACACACGGAAATTCAACAACGTCAAGGTAACGTAGCTCGCTGTATTTTAGTATTCGCGTTATTAATCTTTTTAGACCGCACTTAAGTCAACACATTAGCTACAATATGTTtcagttattatattatacatgcTTTGACTGCGTCACCCCATTGAACCAGAATGGCTAAATAGCTTAGCTTAACTAACTAACATTACGACGAGTTTATctctgggtgtttttttttttgtttttaatcccgCTACCTTGCTTTCTTTTTGCTTAGCTGTATTTAAAGTGTGTACCATTGAAGCGGCTTTTAAAACAAGTGAACTGTGCGGTGATAAACGTGAGCTATCGAGCCCTTGGTGTTGGCGGAGGTATTTGCTAGCATGCTAGTTCACACGAGTTAGCCTGCAGATGTGTGTTTGTTAGCTCGGTGTCTTTTTGATCTCTAACCCGCAAACGTGTCATATGTGCGAGGCAGATTGTCTGATTTGATCATAGAGCCAAGTAGAACTGCAGTCTCACTGAAATACGATTAGAGAGAGGGATTGGATGGGGGTGATGTCCCTGTAAATGCTGAGATATATACATGTGTGCAAAGCTAACACCACCATCAGCAGCAAGTAGAAGCTACATAGGTTGAGGTGTCAGACACGGGCCATATTTCTGTTTCCCACAATGCTTCAGTCGCACAGCCGGAAACTGACCTGGCAGAACCGTCTTTGGCCCGCGTCATGGCGATGGCGTTAGAGGAGGAACCTTTTAGACATTTAACACGATGAATAGGGACTTAAACATCGACGACTTTAGACAAATCTTCGACAGTGATAAGCAGTGGTTGGCCAGAAAGCATTTTATAACCAAACACATTGCAAACTATGACACGAGTGACAGAGATCAGCTGCTGGCTCTGTCCATGGTGTGGGTCAACCACGTGTTCATGGGATGCAGGTGGGGTTGTAGGTTtcttctgaaataaaaaaaaaaaatccagatgaGGAAAAGTTATTATATAAAGCATTTTGCTATGATATCGGCTGACACCGATAGTTCACCTACAGACAGTGATCAGATTTCCGTGTTGAAGCGATAACTCTGTAGGACATTAGCAAAGTTATAAATGCatatataaatgcatttttttttttttgctctatcTGGCAGCTATGGCCCACAACTGATGCAGCGAGTGCTTGAGATGGCAGAGGGGATTCATGTTGGCGAAATGCCCTCGTATGAACTAGTCTCAAGTGCTGAAGCAAAAAAGAGGCCGAATTCATCTGATGGAAGTAAGTTGTAAAGCACTCCCTGATGTTGTTACTTCTACCAATGTGCACTATGTTAACACACGTAAACAAGGTCGACTGCAAAATGCAGCTTGATTTGTCTGCCTTGTACTCCACACCATGAAAAACGCATTATTAAACACGTAAAGGTGTACTCGTCAGGATTAGGGCTCTAGCGGTTAAATCGGTGATGTACAACCAATATTGgacttttttttggttgttggttttttttttaaatgcttttttaacTTCCAGTTCCTGCCCATGTATACAATGCAGAACCCCAGAATCTGTAACGTCCAGCAGACTTCAATTAGACTATTATCGAGGATTGTCATGACCAGTTGTGGTTCAACCATGAATCAGACATTCGACAAATGAAGGATAAATTATTGAGTGAGAAACcgtttttgttttcaaatattGCAAATTGACAAATATTCTGTTTACTTGCTCGCCTTTATAGATGTGTGGGATTGTGTGGGCAGCCTGCTCAATGTCCCAGCTTTGCGATAAGCACCAATAGAGACCAGGAATCATGCTGCTTCGTGCTCGGGGGAGGAGCATCGGACAGGACGCTTAATGCCTCTTATCTCTCATTCATTTACAAGTTTTGCTAGCAGACCACCAAATTTGAACTTTTGAAACAGTCCATACAGGAAATGTCTTAGGAGGTTTCAGACTGAAAATGAATGCGGCAGAAGACCGACTTAATAACATTGCATGACAGCCTTCCTCCAACAGAAACGCTGTTTGATCCGATCACAACTGGGTACTGGAAATGCATCCGTAATGCCAGATTTGAACGGCTATGTATCCCAGGTGTTCACTTGTGATTCAGTCACCCAGgtgtaactttttaaaaagtactcTACAGCCACCAAGCTCATTTTATAGTAAATTATCAGAATTAAAtctaaatatagctgcaagcagcaatagTGGAGTCTTCCTCAAGGTTGCGGACCATTTCAAAATTGACATGGTAGAGAAATGTATCCCACAGCTATAACGTTTCGATGCGTTTGGATCAAcggcagattttaagtttatttttgtagttttccacaaacgATCATTGTAGAAAAAAAGTCCATGATGTGGACATTATTGGTTCTTGAGACTTTTTTTGTTCCCCATAAGCAACAAGGCATGCATACCaactttcagacattttggCCTGATGGAGTAGAAATGTCATCATTTGGAATGTGTCAACTTTGACCTATACTTTGTTTAGGCCAATGCTTTCTGAGAAGTGTAAGTCTAGTCTCGAGTTACATTGTGCCACAGTAGAACAAAATTGACCAAGCTTCATGGTTCTGGAGAAGAAGACTTACTGTTTCTGTTAGCATTAGCTGTGGCCAAATCAGCCACAGAATGTCTGCCTAATAGACAGGTCAGCCCATGCTTGCCAGAAAGCCATGGATGCGTGTGCATAGCCCCAAGCAGACTGTGGAGGAAAGGAGACATCCACTGGCAAAGTGCACTAGCATGTAGTCAAGCATGCATATTTCAGATTCACAATATATCTATCTTTTCATCTTACATTCACCTATTTCTCAGATTTGTTACTCAACATCGTCAagagtcttcatatgaactggTGATTGAATCATAGTATCCGTTTCATGACTAGTGgatgtgtaaaacattattttagcGTTAGAGATAAATTATTAATGTACTTGTTTTTGGAGATATGAGGTTGCCATCGCACATGGTAACATACTGTAGTATCCTCTTTGCGTGTGGCACAGATCAAGTCCCCGTAGGTTaatgttccattgatttatgGATACAAGAAAGATGTGCAGCAGTTGTCAATTCACCAAAATGTAAATAGTTTgacaaattttttatttgattccttaTTGCTGATCACTCTGTATAAAGACATGTTTCCCACACATATGTACCACAGTTCAAGACAATCGGACTTGCGGTTCATGggaagaagattttttttttttttagttttgaaCAAATTTTCAAAGTACTGGAAAATCTGTCACTGTGGACTTTAGGGGTCCCAATGGCTTTTTTGTTCCCCATGAGAAATACGGCATGTATACCAGACATTTTGGATTTGGGGGGGGTAAATCAGGTAGATTTGAGCGCCACCTATGGGCTCATGTGGGCCATTTGTGGTGTGGGAGTTGCTCGTGGCCTATAgtatcagtgtgccaaatttcaaaacttGTTACCATTCAGATCTTGAGTTATTGGGCACTTTAGGGAGATacggagaataataataagaatattaacaataacaataggttAAATCCTAATAAATTGCGGCAGACAAAATGCAAAGCATGtgtgcagacagtgtgtctctgatgtacagaaccatttctgttgCAAGTTATATTGCAAAGACTGTCAGAGGGAAAAGGGATTATGGAGTAGATAATGTCCATACATTATTTGGGTGGTTTAGAGAAGTAGTTTGCCTGGAAATGTTGCTGAAACCTGTAACCACACCTGTTGTATCGAGCACAGTTGAACAAAGGTATACTTAACACATACTTATTTAATGATCGTTAAGTCAGACACACATTGATAGATCTTATTTCACTTTCACAATGAACTAAAAAAATGTCCATTAAACGTAACAGAAATCGAGGGCACCACGTCAGCACACCTTTCATCCAGAGAGTTCAAACCACCTGTGTAACTGTGACTTGTTCCAGATTCACATGTCTATGGGGGgtatttttttgcatatttttgcaTTCCGCTGTTAAAATGTGAAGCTTCTACGCAAAATATGTGAAGGTAGGCAGGTCTGAAATAGttcttttaatttcttttcccttttccaTCTCACCCGCACCACAATTTGAATACTTCTGGTCTAGAGTGATTTGCTGccctgtttttctttgtaataaGCTCACATTAGATTTTCAGCTGACTGCCACTAATGGTGTTTTGTTATTTAGCGTCATTAGTATTATTAtctgtagggctgcaactaacgattattttcataatcgagtAATCGGATGGGGGGACTTTCGGTAccatttttgcatttatttaaaataaaattcacaaactgattgttacaaatataaacactcataaaactttacattaacacaactgtctaatttttttatatatatagtttgtgtatgtatgaatgtatttatgcattactttaatggatgcacaaaaaagcacagATAATTAAACTaaagtcctaaattaataataaaatctccctttcactgcaccttgtggtttctgttactcactgcatTTAGAAATATCGTTTTAATTCTGTTTACTTTGATCATactgttttaattaaacattgcAGATCTTATTTGCGCTcccactgtttatcaccgcgtCTTTACCACGAGTGAGAAGCAAAGCGGCcttgttactaacacatcacttccatgataataaacgacagaagttacactgcaaggGTATACACGGCATATAATGACAACAAACgggaattaaactaaacattttaagCAGCTCGCACCAGCTTCCCCAACCCCTTgtacacagtggagcattttggatataaacataagtttgtgctcgtgcttCACTGTCGTACTtccgtgctacacaaactctgctttataaagtttacatGGTACAGTCTTCTCTGcggcatttaatataaaatgctccccaGCGTTACCCCTCCATGTgatgactgaggtcatgttgggtatAAAAGATAATGTTGTCATAAACAGTAAGTAGGAAATTTATTTTCGTTGACTCTGGGTAatggctaaagctagcggcattGCGTTACATGCGTATGACGTTATGTGCCACTTTTTTTCCAGTtagtaaaagaaacaaaacaaatgttacTGTTCCATTTGAGaggatattacctttctaaaatccacacactagacggtagagtacacggtgcatagtgtaagtgtatagtacgtcatttggaacacaactttagtatttactctccgatgcGTGTTTTCGGATCAGAAGTAACTTGGTGAGTAAACGCAAACTGTGctgcgcgcagaccaactaaacgataatgagattcattgacaacgattttcataatcgattgtAATTGCTTTTATCTagtagttgttgcagctctacttaTCCCTACAGGTATTAGCTGGAGTTATATACATTTCTCTAAACATGGTTCACCCAAAGCCTCATGTTACCTGGGTGTCTAAGgtggctatgtgtgtgtgtgtgtatgtgtatatatatatatatatatatatatatatatatatatatatatatatatatatatatatatatatatatatatatatatatatatatacacacacatacacatacacacttacttacttttttgTCCACTCACCTTCATTAAAATCTTttaacggtgtactggcccgtGTGCAGCGCGGGGGAAAACTTTTTTAATTtgactcgacgccgaaactcccgcttcactgctgctcacttccggtgtaaaattttagtagtgcagagattacagactgcagttttgttgtcattccacacaagagacgacatctttacacacagcacgaaatcgatgtgttttcccgctctattttgattgacaggatataattggccctgattataggatgtttttaaactatcggccgattaGCGTGTTAAAATAGCCTTTACAttagtgcatctctaattattaTACGCAGCAGTGGACCTCTTCTGTGTCTCATACCGTTCCCCTGCCACTCACGGTACACGTGTGTTGTGGAACCTAATGATGTCGTCATCGGctaaaacacacatatacactcgggttactttacttcctgaacaagtgtgGACCCGAGTACGAGTTGCGTTTGCGTTCGCGGGAATCACGGCCCAGTTCTCGGACCACCTCCTAAAGGTAATCTCGGGTTCGGTATCGCGGTGTGCTTCCCGGTCCACATGACATCTTTCACATTGCCAATTTTTCGTGCAAACTGCTCTGTTTCAGAATAAACTGCCCTTGTGAAAGCCACTTAAGTGATAATAAATCAAGAAGatacatttttatgtaaagCACGCCATTCAAGCAGTTTTCAAACAGTCCTTTATACAGATGCATTTACAGAATGTTCCTAACTCCATGTCCATTGAAATCCCCTTCATAAGTAATAAATGACTCTGTCTGGGAAAAGCACTGCCAGTGTTTATTCTCGTTTTACTGCATTTTCTTGGAAGCACTGTGTGTTTCTTTGCTCACAGTAAAAGAATCTGTCTGTGCTGGGTGCTTGCCAGATTCCGCCATGTTTTCCTTTCTGAACAGGCTGAGATGGGGGTAGGTGTAGGAGCTTTGGGGAGTGTCTATAAAAAGACTGACAGGAGGCCCATGTAAACACAGACAAGCAGGCTGCTATGGAGTGCAGTTTTCTAAATTACACACATGTGCTGAtgtcattttatgttttatatctttttatttttatgaatggattttcatgttttttactGGTTCAAATCTACTGTTGAACCTCTAAATCACTACATATGTGCTTTTATGCTATTTTGTGTTATACAGCTCCATTTACACACAATAATCCACATTATTGGACTCCTTATGATGCTGCCCTTAATTATGCTGCTTTTTCAGACTAGTActgcacttattattattattattattattattattattattattactgtaactTTATTTAACCACTGTAGTCACAATCTCTTCCAGTCGAGCCTTGGCGATTTCAAACAGCACTTCGATACAGTTAAAAGCAAGAACATTTATAGTGAGAGAAATCCCCTATAAATCTGATGAGATTAAAATGGAATTAAATAAGCACTAGTTTTTAAGTGCTAATTTTACTACATATAGCACAGGATTTTTACTGTCAAGTCATTTATAATATCATGAAGTACTTTGTTGGTTGTatgtttccaaaaaaaaaatggactagAGAAAGGTCAAGATATTATTGCTAATTAAGAACTACTTATTCGCTAACCAAGGACTCAAGTATTTTAGCCATTGAGGCAGCTTTGAAATAGGGCAGTagtggattttgtttttttttttttttttggggggggggggttaattaGCCACATCCCATTACACGTTACCCCTTCAGCATTTAAGACACAGACACGGAACTAAAGCAGATTTCTTCTTGTGTCTTATTTTGTTCTTATTATAAATCAGAACATATCTGTTAAAGTATCAGCAATCATTTCTACCATAAGTTTGAGAAAGAATGAATCTGTGTCCTTTGGTCCAGTAGATTTAATTATGTCTAGTGTTTTATGTATTGAAAGAACCGCTTCTTCTTTACGGAGTGTACAGAGTTGAAACTGGCCACCTCTTCTCTGTTTCAAATCTCAATTGCTATATGCTGATTTGTCACCGATTTAAAAGAAGTGACCctcatttggaaaaaaaaatgctgctctATTGTCCAGAGATTGTGAGGTCGAATCGctacaatgccacagccatttAACACCAGAAGCGTTTAACTGACCATGACACCCATTTGGTAaattgtaaatggtctgcactcgTATAGAGCTTTtctccaaagtgctttacactgtgtctcattcacccattcactcactaaCACATACACGAACACGCACACAatcagtggtagcagagctgccatgcaaggcgctaacttgccatcaggaacaacttggggttcagtgtcttgcctaaGGATACTTCGGcatatggagtcatgtgggccaggaattgaacctccaaccctacgattaatggacaacccgctctaccacctgagccacagccacccatttgtgctttttgaacatcccattgcaGATTTAGTTTTCCTTTGCGGTCATGTTAACCTCtgctcttctgagaaggctttctaGTAGATTTTGGAGTATTGCTTTATCTGCCCATTAAGCCACTAAAGCATAGTGACATCGGGCAACGATATCGGACGAGAAGGCCTGGGGCGCAGTTTGCATTCGAGTTCATCCAGTTCAAGACTGTTTGCAGGTCATtcaagttcttccagtccaaccttggcaaaacaTGTCTTCAAGACCTTGCCACATGGTTAAATTTGTGaggcttatttattaaaataaaagcaattaaTGTAGATTTACTAGGGTGTTTTGAGTCTGGTTGCATGGCTATTATTAAAAATCGGTGTATAAATTGAATGAGAATTGTATTTGATTATATTGTTATTTCATgtggttttaatatttattacttCTTGATAATGTTTATTTGTTCTGTAGTCATGTCTATTGTCTGTAGTAACATAGCTAGCTTAAATGAATAAGAACCCTAATGCACTCATTGCACAAGGACAATGAAGCTTTGAATATTGAATCTCTGTGTTGCTTGTTGGATACAACATTAAGTTTATAGGTAAGGATAAGAACTGAAATcatttctgttgtttattttaggaGAGGAACCCATGAGGAAGATGCCAGTGTCCAAATTTGGCCCGAGACCACGATTCGAGCCAGTACACTTTGTCAgtggcagcagcagcaacaccagTGGATTAGGGTTTGCTGATGAAAAAGAAAACGAGAAAGATCGAAGGAGCGGGGAGGTGAATAGCATAAGGCAGAGGGAGCCAGACCAACCACACAGCAGTAGCCATGGTTATGGCCCTCCTCCCTCCTCATCATTATATGGTTTTGACTCTTGGGCTGATCGTAGAAGCAAGGACATGTCCTTCAGCAACAAGAGCGGTTTTGGTTATGGCAGCAGAGGGCCTACCTCAAACTTCATGGGAAAAATGCAACAGGAATACACAGCAAGATATGAGGCACACAGTGCAAGACAGGCAAACTCACCTCCTCAGTCAAGCCGATTTGATAGCTATTCAGGGGGAAGGCCTGGACGCTGGGATTCTGGACGGCATGGCTTGGGCTTTGGGCGTAAGGATAGACCATCATCTAGCAAAGGTTTGACTAGAGCCTATGACAGCCCAAGCAGAGCCAGTCCTGGCCTTCTCCCGACACCATGTATGCCAACCCCAGTTCCTCCAACTACCCTGGATGAGAAGCAAAGGTTAATTACCAGGGTTTTATCTGCTGTAGCAGTTACACTCCGAGACCCTGCATTCGTGGGCGGACCTGATGGTCCAAATTACAATTTCATCCTCAGCCGCAGCATTCAGTCTTGTAAAACTAACCCTGAGTACATTTATGTTAACTTAAAAGATATTCCTCCATCTGACCTTCCTAAGAACAAAAAAGTACCACCTGAGGGCTATGCATGTGAGTTGAGATGTTCAGGTGTGTACCTTGCGACAGGCTACTCTGGCAGCAAGAATGGTGCCAGGGACCGTGCATCAGAGCAGGCTGTGAAGCTTTTCATGAAACCAGTGGAGGTCCGTGTAGTGCAGCGTCTGTATAAACGTAATTATGTCAATGACTTGGTAGTGTGCCAGTTGAACACACCCACCCCTGCCTTAGTTCCGCCTCTACGTAACCCAGAGGACAGCCCACCACCCAGTACCAAGGGTCAGTATGTGCCTGATAAAAGCAAACATTGGACAGAGTTTGTCATCATGGAAAATGCCCATGACGCCATTTGCATCCTCAACAATTCTGCTGCCTATAACCGTATGAAAATTGACTATTCCTTTGATCCAGTACCTAATAGCAGCGCATGGGTGTGTAGTGTATACTTGCAAGGTGAACTTTTGGCTCAAGGCAGAGGGACAAAAAAGAGCTCTAAACACACtgcagctgaggaggccgtaaAAAAGCTGCGAATGAACCAGGCAGTTCGCCAACAGCAGGAACAACAGGAACAATACCAACAGCAGCAGTTCTCTCAAGGATACCCCAATGTTGATCAAACAGTTGGAAGTGTTGGCCAGTACGGTGGGCGAAAGAAACATCTCAGTGAACTAGTTATTCTAGAAAACTCTGATAATGCCATTTGCATCATTAACGATACTGCACAGTTTAACAAGGTGGCTGCAGACTATAAATTTACAGTGCTACCAGACCATCGCTGGAGGTGCGAGGTCTATATCGAGGGTCAGTTTGTAGCCGAAGGCATTGGTCCCAAAAAGACCGTCAAACACATTGCAGCCGAGGAGGCCATTGCCACTCTGAAACGTACACAAGCAGTGGTGAAGTCGAACCTTAGAAAGGAGGGCAACGTAGACGCCATTTCCCGAAATCAAATTCTGGCTCGTGGTGGGGAGGAGGCCGCACAGCAGGAAATAAAGGAAGACAATATTGGTAACCAGTTACTCCGTAAGATGGGCTGGACAGGTGGTGGGTTGGGTCGAGAGGGAGACGGCATATCTGAACCAATCATGGTTAAGGAACAGTTTAGTAGAGAAGGACTCGGTATGGACATGGAAAAACATGGTCATTTGACGAAGCGTGATATCGAGGAAATCATACGCACTTATGCTTGTTCAGAGCGCCAGGATGACCTGCGATTCTCCACCGAGCTCAATAACGAAGAGCGTAAGCAAATTCACCAGGTCTCCCAAAAATATGGGCTGCGGAGCAAATCTTACGGCCAGGGAAGACACCGCTTCCTCGTGGTTAGCCGGAGAGTGCAAAAGGATCAGCTGATTGGTCAACTGCTGCAAGAGGGTCAGGTGGGACGATACGAACTGGTAAAACCTCAGGCCCCTGAATGACTAGACCTCAACGAACCCTACATGTGATTGCGACTGAGTAGAGCAAATGTACATATGTCTATTGGTTTCAAAAACagtttcaaatgtatttttcaaaaaaaaaaaaaaaaccgtgtCCACTAACATCAGTTGCTTCTGTCTTCTTGGCAGAAGGATCATATTCTATTTATGGCACACTCCTTCCCCCACTCATGTATTGCCATAGATTTTGAGGATTATAACTAATTTGAGCAAGGCACTA
The window above is part of the Ictalurus punctatus breed USDA103 chromosome 8, Coco_2.0, whole genome shotgun sequence genome. Proteins encoded here:
- the nkrf gene encoding NF-kappa-B-repressing factor isoform X2 — its product is MVWVNHVFMGCSYGPQLMQRVLEMAEGIHVGEMPSYELVSSAEAKKRPNSSDGREEPMRKMPVSKFGPRPRFEPVHFVSGSSSNTSGLGFADEKENEKDRRSGEVNSIRQREPDQPHSSSHGYGPPPSSSLYGFDSWADRRSKDMSFSNKSGFGYGSRGPTSNFMGKMQQEYTARYEAHSARQANSPPQSSRFDSYSGGRPGRWDSGRHGLGFGRKDRPSSSKGLTRAYDSPSRASPGLLPTPCMPTPVPPTTLDEKQRLITRVLSAVAVTLRDPAFVGGPDGPNYNFILSRSIQSCKTNPEYIYVNLKDIPPSDLPKNKKVPPEGYACELRCSGVYLATGYSGSKNGARDRASEQAVKLFMKPVEVRVVQRLYKRNYVNDLVVCQLNTPTPALVPPLRNPEDSPPPSTKGQYVPDKSKHWTEFVIMENAHDAICILNNSAAYNRMKIDYSFDPVPNSSAWVCSVYLQGELLAQGRGTKKSSKHTAAEEAVKKLRMNQAVRQQQEQQEQYQQQQFSQGYPNVDQTVGSVGQYGGRKKHLSELVILENSDNAICIINDTAQFNKVAADYKFTVLPDHRWRCEVYIEGQFVAEGIGPKKTVKHIAAEEAIATLKRTQAVVKSNLRKEGNVDAISRNQILARGGEEAAQQEIKEDNIGNQLLRKMGWTGGGLGREGDGISEPIMVKEQFSREGLGMDMEKHGHLTKRDIEEIIRTYACSERQDDLRFSTELNNEERKQIHQVSQKYGLRSKSYGQGRHRFLVVSRRVQKDQLIGQLLQEGQVGRYELVKPQAPE
- the nkrf gene encoding NF-kappa-B-repressing factor isoform X1, encoding MQRVLEMAEGIHVGEMPSYELVSSAEAKKRPNSSDGREEPMRKMPVSKFGPRPRFEPVHFVSGSSSNTSGLGFADEKENEKDRRSGEVNSIRQREPDQPHSSSHGYGPPPSSSLYGFDSWADRRSKDMSFSNKSGFGYGSRGPTSNFMGKMQQEYTARYEAHSARQANSPPQSSRFDSYSGGRPGRWDSGRHGLGFGRKDRPSSSKGLTRAYDSPSRASPGLLPTPCMPTPVPPTTLDEKQRLITRVLSAVAVTLRDPAFVGGPDGPNYNFILSRSIQSCKTNPEYIYVNLKDIPPSDLPKNKKVPPEGYACELRCSGVYLATGYSGSKNGARDRASEQAVKLFMKPVEVRVVQRLYKRNYVNDLVVCQLNTPTPALVPPLRNPEDSPPPSTKGQYVPDKSKHWTEFVIMENAHDAICILNNSAAYNRMKIDYSFDPVPNSSAWVCSVYLQGELLAQGRGTKKSSKHTAAEEAVKKLRMNQAVRQQQEQQEQYQQQQFSQGYPNVDQTVGSVGQYGGRKKHLSELVILENSDNAICIINDTAQFNKVAADYKFTVLPDHRWRCEVYIEGQFVAEGIGPKKTVKHIAAEEAIATLKRTQAVVKSNLRKEGNVDAISRNQILARGGEEAAQQEIKEDNIGNQLLRKMGWTGGGLGREGDGISEPIMVKEQFSREGLGMDMEKHGHLTKRDIEEIIRTYACSERQDDLRFSTELNNEERKQIHQVSQKYGLRSKSYGQGRHRFLVVSRRVQKDQLIGQLLQEGQVGRYELVKPQAPE